The following coding sequences lie in one Methylotuvimicrobium alcaliphilum 20Z genomic window:
- the fnr gene encoding fumarate/nitrate reduction transcriptional regulator Fnr has translation MDYETLCQDCRLVELCLPYGLPKTELEQFETIVKNKAPLLTDQYLYQQDDKCRSLFVVKTGSFRSFIYSEDGAEQTIGFYLPGELMGFDAFQHGRFTSSSIALETSKVCELPLSKLNDLCRLIPSLQSQMLRVLGKEIESDHNQILLLSHRSAKEKMATFLLRLSHRYNALGFSKTEFNLTMKRQDIANFLGLTNETVSRLLAELNHQGIITINRRNVKINNIDSLKVIVE, from the coding sequence ATGGACTACGAAACATTATGCCAAGACTGCAGGCTAGTCGAGCTATGTCTTCCTTACGGCTTACCGAAAACCGAGCTGGAACAGTTCGAGACAATCGTAAAAAACAAAGCGCCACTGTTAACCGATCAATATCTCTATCAACAGGACGACAAATGCCGAAGTTTATTCGTCGTTAAAACTGGATCGTTCAGAAGTTTTATATATAGTGAGGATGGCGCCGAACAAACAATTGGATTTTATTTACCCGGGGAATTAATGGGGTTTGACGCTTTTCAGCATGGGCGCTTCACAAGCTCGAGCATAGCGCTTGAAACAAGCAAGGTATGCGAATTGCCATTATCGAAGCTTAATGATTTATGCCGATTGATTCCTAGTTTGCAATCTCAAATGCTGCGCGTTTTAGGTAAGGAAATCGAGTCCGATCATAATCAGATATTATTATTAAGTCATCGTTCCGCCAAAGAAAAAATGGCGACTTTTTTATTAAGGCTATCGCATCGATACAACGCCTTAGGGTTTTCGAAAACCGAATTTAATTTAACGATGAAACGGCAAGATATCGCTAATTTTTTGGGGCTTACTAACGAAACCGTTAGCCGCTTGCTTGCCGAACTGAATCATCAAGGAATCATTACCATCAATCGACGCAACGTCAAAATTAATAACATAGACTCTTTAAAAGTCATCGTCGAATAA